In Saccharolobus solfataricus, a genomic segment contains:
- a CDS encoding Rieske (2Fe-2S) protein translates to MLKVIEINGYPIMIYEKDGKEYTYLAGCPHKQRPITAEGYKINLDNIVCPFYNAVFSLITGELIEPPKSKTPRTPNCKLIRARLINGEVVFEDKPFVPRTKG, encoded by the coding sequence ATGTTAAAGGTAATCGAAATCAATGGCTATCCAATAATGATTTACGAAAAAGATGGAAAAGAGTACACTTACCTCGCTGGGTGCCCACATAAGCAAAGACCAATAACCGCTGAAGGATATAAAATTAACTTGGATAATATAGTTTGTCCATTCTATAATGCAGTCTTCTCACTCATAACGGGTGAACTTATAGAACCACCGAAATCCAAAACACCTCGTACACCTAATTGCAAACTAATAAGAGCTAGATTAATAAACGGGGAAGTAGTTTTTGAGGATAAACCATTTGTACCCAGAACAAAGGGTTGA
- a CDS encoding hydantoinase B/oxoprolinase family protein, with product MTSWEIIYKASEFIAEEMGVMLKRSAMSPNIRERMDHSCAITDAEGNIIAQAEHIPVHLGSFSIGVKNTLNQIEELEEGDMIVLNDPYTSGTHLNDVMVLAPVYYNGNLMGYVVNKAHQVDVGGPMPGSLNPYATTIYEEGFVIPPVRLMRKGEINNEIINIIKHNFKVPEVSIGDLNAQISANLNGIARIKQMFDKYGYDNVLNAWKTSMEYGKKLALSEISKWGNGIGEDEDYLEIGDELKKIRLKVKVDENGVYANFAGTDTQMEGPLNAVYGVTFSAVSFVIRSLIGKDIPTNEGFYSLIKVDAPKGTIVNPNKPAAVGGGNVETSQRIADVTFKALSHLISVPAAGSGTMMNVMMGGMYKGKYWAYYETIGGGTGARPNKDGVSAVQVNMTNTLNTPIEIAERYYPIMFTIYRIRENSGGVGKYKGGDGIIRAFRVLEKTRLSIIAERFRVAPWGLKGGGNGKPAKVTIIRADGRKEEMPSKFSTILNKGDEIIIETPGGGGYYTPNE from the coding sequence ATGACAAGTTGGGAAATAATTTACAAAGCCTCTGAGTTCATTGCAGAGGAAATGGGCGTCATGCTAAAGAGGTCAGCTATGTCACCGAATATTAGGGAGAGGATGGATCATAGCTGTGCAATAACAGACGCTGAGGGTAATATTATAGCCCAAGCTGAACACATACCTGTTCACCTAGGTTCTTTTAGCATTGGGGTTAAAAACACGCTGAACCAGATAGAAGAACTAGAAGAGGGGGACATGATTGTTTTAAATGATCCTTACACATCCGGTACTCACCTAAATGACGTAATGGTTCTAGCCCCGGTTTACTATAATGGCAATCTAATGGGATATGTTGTAAATAAGGCACATCAGGTTGATGTGGGTGGGCCGATGCCAGGTAGTCTAAATCCATATGCAACTACAATCTACGAAGAGGGCTTCGTAATACCCCCAGTGAGGTTGATGAGGAAAGGAGAAATAAACAATGAGATTATTAATATAATTAAGCATAACTTCAAGGTACCCGAAGTATCAATAGGTGATTTGAATGCACAGATTTCAGCAAACCTTAATGGTATAGCTAGGATTAAGCAGATGTTTGATAAGTACGGTTACGATAACGTCCTTAACGCGTGGAAGACCTCTATGGAGTACGGAAAGAAGTTGGCGTTATCCGAAATTTCAAAATGGGGTAATGGTATTGGTGAAGATGAGGATTATTTAGAAATAGGTGATGAATTAAAGAAAATAAGGCTAAAGGTAAAGGTTGATGAGAATGGCGTTTACGCTAATTTCGCTGGAACTGATACCCAGATGGAGGGACCTTTAAACGCAGTATATGGAGTTACGTTCTCAGCTGTTAGCTTTGTCATAAGGTCATTAATAGGGAAGGATATACCTACAAATGAGGGCTTTTATAGTCTAATTAAGGTTGATGCACCTAAGGGTACTATAGTTAATCCCAATAAGCCGGCTGCAGTTGGAGGTGGGAATGTAGAGACTTCACAGAGGATTGCCGATGTTACCTTCAAGGCCTTATCTCACCTCATCAGCGTTCCAGCCGCTGGTTCGGGTACTATGATGAACGTAATGATGGGTGGTATGTATAAGGGTAAGTATTGGGCCTATTATGAGACTATAGGCGGAGGCACTGGGGCAAGGCCAAATAAGGATGGCGTCTCAGCTGTTCAAGTTAATATGACTAATACTTTAAATACTCCAATTGAGATTGCTGAGAGGTATTATCCAATAATGTTCACCATATATAGAATAAGGGAGAATAGTGGCGGAGTTGGTAAGTACAAGGGAGGTGATGGTATAATTAGGGCATTTAGGGTTCTGGAAAAGACTAGGTTATCAATCATAGCGGAGAGGTTTAGGGTTGCACCTTGGGGTTTGAAAGGTGGTGGAAACGGTAAGCCTGCAAAGGTTACGATAATAAGGGCTGATGGTAGGAAGGAGGAGATGCCCAGTAAGTTCTCAACGATTTTAAATAAAGGTGATGAGATAATCATAGAAACTCCGGGCGGTGGAGGATATTACACACCTAATGAGTAA
- a CDS encoding DUF4322 domain-containing protein, with translation MIIQSFPHQNSIYQIGHKLASMINYKEKVAKVLVSTLLTNRKQDKNYYFQ, from the coding sequence ATGATAATACAAAGTTTTCCTCATCAAAACAGCATTTATCAAATAGGACATAAATTAGCTTCTATGATAAACTACAAAGAAAAAGTAGCCAAAGTGCTCGTCTCAACCTTATTGACCAATAGAAAACAAGACAAAAACTACTACTTCCAGTAA
- a CDS encoding MFS transporter yields the protein MVSEKTKAIIASSFGMALEWYDFFIYTFVATVVSKLFFPSSNPIASLLAFYLTFFIGFLGRPLGGIVFGYLGDKVGRKYSLVFTILLTGLSVFFVGLLPTYYQIGLLAPILLAILRFLTGVALGGEWGGAFSLTSEYVNPGRRGLYSGILQATVSIANLLATGIIFVIIIIMGQTGFDNFGWRILFYSGLLIAIVGLLIRLRIEDSPVFRKLREDRKILKNPISEAFRKYWKLILANLFIVGIINGAWYYTNFAYSVGYATTIAQRFNMPHVSLQTIDFAIFLVSAIGIFASIFFGYLSDIIGRRTQIIINSIMGIGLAYPYYYLLLQGNESAVIGAIFLGGLLIYYFAGAITPAFLVESFPPMVRYTAISFSYQVGVGFIGGLTPFILTYLVSATSNIFSPVYFTILTGIVVLILALLLKETKGRIYEGEEILKQEY from the coding sequence ATGGTCTCAGAGAAAACTAAGGCTATAATCGCCTCAAGTTTCGGAATGGCACTAGAATGGTATGATTTCTTTATTTATACATTCGTGGCGACTGTTGTTTCAAAATTATTCTTTCCGTCATCTAATCCAATAGCTTCACTGTTAGCCTTCTATTTAACCTTCTTTATAGGGTTTTTAGGTAGACCATTAGGTGGTATAGTATTTGGATATTTAGGAGACAAAGTAGGAAGAAAGTATTCATTAGTCTTTACGATTTTACTTACTGGACTTAGCGTATTTTTTGTTGGACTCTTACCAACATATTATCAAATAGGTCTATTAGCGCCAATCTTGCTCGCCATACTAAGGTTCCTTACTGGTGTGGCCTTAGGCGGAGAGTGGGGTGGTGCGTTTTCATTAACATCTGAATACGTAAATCCAGGTCGGAGGGGGTTATATTCAGGTATTCTTCAAGCTACAGTATCTATTGCCAACTTGCTAGCGACTGGTATAATATTTGTTATAATTATAATAATGGGGCAAACTGGCTTCGATAACTTTGGATGGAGAATATTGTTCTATTCTGGACTACTCATTGCAATAGTGGGATTACTAATAAGGCTAAGAATAGAAGATTCACCAGTATTTAGGAAGTTGAGGGAAGATCGAAAAATATTGAAAAATCCAATCTCTGAAGCGTTTAGAAAATACTGGAAGTTAATACTCGCAAACTTATTTATAGTGGGAATCATTAATGGGGCTTGGTATTATACAAATTTCGCATATTCTGTAGGTTACGCTACAACTATTGCCCAACGCTTTAATATGCCTCATGTCTCTCTTCAAACAATAGACTTTGCTATATTTTTAGTATCGGCAATAGGCATCTTTGCCTCAATATTTTTTGGATATCTGTCCGACATTATAGGAAGAAGGACGCAAATAATAATAAATTCCATAATGGGAATAGGACTGGCGTATCCTTACTATTATCTATTACTTCAAGGTAATGAATCAGCAGTAATCGGTGCTATATTTCTTGGTGGACTATTAATATACTACTTTGCAGGTGCAATAACGCCTGCATTTCTTGTTGAATCGTTTCCACCGATGGTTAGATATACAGCGATATCATTTTCGTATCAGGTAGGAGTTGGATTTATAGGAGGTCTTACACCATTTATCTTGACCTATTTAGTTAGTGCAACTAGTAACATATTCTCTCCGGTTTACTTTACAATACTCACTGGTATAGTAGTTCTGATACTTGCATTACTTCTTAAAGAGACTAAAGGAAGAATTTATGAAGGAGAAGAAATACTGAAGCAGGAATATTAA
- a CDS encoding maleate cis-trans isomerase family protein, with the protein MEWIKVGVIIPSSNTTVEYEFSNVFNQIKEYRITPHFSRIKLRNVTIEDLAEMERETERAASELSTILPQIISYACTTGSLFKGPKHHEEIIQRIEKIAKVPATATSGSVINALRRLDIKRLVLLTPYIEEVNKKEIEFFSKNGFEIVKSAGMGIRENIKIGQVTPEEVYNFAVNVLRNVKGDYDGVFISCTNLRTFEILSRLEKETKKPVISSNSATLWETLYKINLNIKVRELGHLFEIT; encoded by the coding sequence GTAATAATTCCTTCTTCTAATACTACTGTAGAATATGAATTTAGTAATGTATTTAATCAAATTAAGGAGTATAGAATTACCCCACATTTTTCAAGGATAAAGTTGAGAAATGTTACGATAGAGGATTTAGCAGAAATGGAAAGGGAAACGGAAAGGGCTGCTAGTGAATTATCAACGATCTTGCCCCAAATTATTTCTTATGCATGTACCACTGGTAGCTTATTTAAAGGACCTAAACATCATGAGGAAATAATTCAAAGAATCGAGAAAATTGCGAAAGTCCCTGCTACAGCCACCTCTGGATCTGTAATAAATGCATTGAGGAGACTAGACATTAAAAGATTAGTTCTACTTACGCCTTACATAGAAGAGGTTAACAAAAAGGAGATAGAGTTCTTCTCTAAGAACGGTTTTGAAATAGTTAAGAGCGCAGGGATGGGAATACGTGAAAATATTAAAATAGGTCAAGTAACACCTGAAGAAGTATATAATTTCGCAGTTAACGTATTAAGAAACGTTAAAGGGGACTATGACGGTGTCTTTATCTCTTGCACAAACCTTAGAACATTCGAGATTCTCTCTAGATTAGAAAAGGAAACTAAGAAGCCAGTAATAAGTAGCAATAGTGCTACATTATGGGAAACGCTATATAAAATAAACCTTAATATTAAAGTAAGAGAGCTAGGACACTTATTCGAAATAACTTAA
- a CDS encoding hydantoinase/oxoprolinase family protein has product MECKVAIDIGGTFTDFIVLASDGEIKTIKILTNPKDPGQVIKDVISTLNCNVSEIAHATTLATNTLLGQENLTIPKTALLVTKGFRDIIEIGRQNRPRLYDLYFEKPRQLVLRSLRFEIDERINAEGNMIKEVDQDEIERVAKKLLDENVISIAVSYLHSYLNPKNELITENVLKKYFKYISISSKIAPEPREYERTSTAVVNAVLMPIVSAYLERLQVSLPTENFYIMSSSGGLVDIKEASEKPVQLIESGPAAGVIASASFLPNESLISFDMGGTTAKAGVIINGNFEMTTEYEVGGEVHYGRIVKGSGYPVRFPFVDLAEVSAGGGTIIWRDEANALKVGPISAGADPGPISYGKGGNRPTIADANLILGRLGTELIGGNLKLDKESAIRGMSKLGDPYEVSKNALGLVNLEMARAIRLVTVERGLDPSNFSLIAFGGAGPQHAVYLAEEVGIGKVIIPPHPGLFSALGLLLADWRFEVRKSYPKDLGSEFEQLEKELYEKLKGNVDYFLRLADVRYEGQGWELTIPVNNVNEIRKVFEEKHLATYGFVMKDREIEVVTIRVFAIKKRPLPKIKVAFGNYDKPREVRKVVIDDDWVNVDVYVREKLPKGFRIGGPAIIEEYSSTTVIKDGWNAIIDDSIVLVRE; this is encoded by the coding sequence ATGGAGTGTAAAGTGGCAATAGATATAGGCGGGACGTTCACTGATTTCATAGTCCTAGCCAGCGATGGGGAAATTAAGACAATAAAAATCCTAACTAACCCTAAGGACCCTGGACAAGTCATTAAGGATGTAATAAGCACTTTAAACTGCAACGTAAGTGAGATAGCTCACGCCACGACCCTAGCGACGAATACGTTGTTAGGGCAGGAGAACTTAACAATTCCAAAAACAGCCTTACTCGTTACGAAGGGATTTAGGGATATTATCGAAATAGGTAGGCAGAATAGGCCTAGACTTTATGATTTATATTTTGAAAAGCCAAGACAGCTGGTACTTAGAAGTTTGAGATTTGAGATTGACGAGAGGATCAACGCTGAAGGAAATATGATAAAGGAGGTAGATCAAGATGAGATAGAGAGGGTTGCTAAAAAGCTTTTAGACGAAAATGTAATATCAATTGCTGTAAGTTATCTGCACTCTTACTTGAATCCAAAAAATGAACTAATTACTGAAAACGTGTTAAAGAAGTATTTCAAATACATCTCAATCTCCTCAAAAATAGCACCAGAACCTAGAGAATACGAAAGGACTTCCACTGCAGTAGTTAACGCAGTGCTAATGCCAATAGTATCTGCGTACCTTGAGAGGTTACAAGTCTCTTTACCAACCGAGAACTTCTACATTATGTCAAGTTCTGGAGGATTGGTAGATATTAAAGAAGCATCTGAGAAGCCGGTACAGTTAATTGAATCCGGGCCAGCAGCTGGTGTAATAGCTTCAGCTAGCTTTTTGCCTAATGAGAGTTTAATAAGCTTCGATATGGGAGGTACCACCGCTAAGGCAGGTGTTATAATTAATGGTAATTTTGAAATGACCACTGAGTATGAAGTTGGAGGAGAAGTACATTACGGAAGGATAGTTAAGGGTAGTGGGTATCCAGTAAGGTTCCCATTTGTTGATTTAGCAGAGGTGTCTGCTGGTGGAGGTACAATAATATGGAGGGACGAGGCTAATGCCTTAAAAGTCGGGCCTATAAGTGCCGGTGCAGATCCCGGGCCGATTTCCTACGGAAAGGGAGGAAATAGGCCTACCATAGCTGATGCAAACTTGATTTTAGGAAGATTGGGGACAGAGCTTATTGGTGGTAATCTAAAGTTAGATAAAGAGAGCGCAATAAGGGGGATGAGTAAGTTGGGTGATCCATATGAGGTAAGTAAGAACGCCTTAGGATTGGTAAATCTGGAGATGGCTAGGGCAATAAGATTAGTCACGGTGGAGAGGGGATTAGATCCATCGAACTTCTCCTTAATAGCCTTTGGAGGTGCTGGTCCACAACACGCAGTATACTTGGCTGAGGAGGTAGGAATAGGTAAGGTTATAATACCACCTCATCCAGGCTTATTCAGTGCATTAGGACTATTACTTGCTGATTGGCGTTTTGAAGTTAGGAAATCATATCCTAAAGACTTAGGGAGTGAATTTGAACAATTGGAAAAGGAGCTATACGAGAAGTTAAAGGGAAACGTCGATTACTTCTTGAGACTTGCAGATGTGAGGTATGAGGGGCAAGGATGGGAGTTAACAATTCCGGTAAATAACGTTAATGAGATTAGGAAAGTATTTGAGGAGAAACACCTAGCCACTTATGGTTTCGTGATGAAAGATAGGGAGATAGAGGTTGTTACAATAAGAGTTTTCGCTATCAAGAAGAGACCACTACCTAAAATAAAGGTAGCTTTTGGAAATTATGATAAGCCAAGAGAAGTTAGAAAGGTAGTAATTGACGACGATTGGGTAAATGTAGATGTCTATGTTAGGGAGAAGTTGCCTAAAGGTTTTAGAATAGGGGGGCCAGCAATAATTGAGGAATATAGTTCGACTACAGTTATAAAGGATGGTTGGAATGCAATTATAGATGATTCAATAGTATTGGTGAGAGAATGA